A region from the Vicia villosa cultivar HV-30 ecotype Madison, WI linkage group LG3, Vvil1.0, whole genome shotgun sequence genome encodes:
- the LOC131656040 gene encoding uncharacterized protein LOC131656040 — protein MTNFTENNNGSSSSSPTPSEVLRDFNVFEDLYAKGNWSSNNYDTAIEIDDESSSEDEKEFNPIDQNEESRPVVKCSVCDFDINVSALQTYGSYAMICPVCEEHSSLRSRRKRAWYARNQKKYGALNVDLTLNDKKPAPRENKHEPLSPCKNNVYLSSSEDFFSDEDTISSSASDATFVAKSDGEEDARDTTGGDEQNVEERSNKAAFAQELVISALFSE, from the exons ATGACGAACTTCACAGAAAACAACAATGGGAGCTCTTCCTCTTCACCAACACCTTCTGAAGTGCTTCGAGATTTTAATGTTTTTGAAGATTTGTATGCCAAAGGAAATTGGAGTTCAAACAACTATGATACCGCGATTGAGATTGATGATGAGAGTTCTTCTGAGGATGAAAAAG AGTTCAATCCAATTGATCAGAATGAGGAGTCTCGACCGGTTGTGAAGTGTTCCGTATGTGATTTTGACATCAATGTTTCTGCACTTCAGACATACGGCTCATATGCTATG ATTTGTCCTGTGTGTGAGGAACATTCAAGCTTGCGAAGCCGGCGAAAG CGGGCTTGGTACGCTAGGAATCAAAAGAAGTACGGTGCCTTGAATGTTGATTTGACATTGAATGACAAGAAACCTGCTCCTAGGGAAAATAAACATGAACCATTGTCACCATGTAAGAACAATGTGTATCTTTCAAGCTCTGAAGATTTCTTCTCAGATGAAGATACCATCAGCAGCAGTGCCTCCGACGCTACTTTTGTTGCAAAAAG CGATGGGGAGGAAGATGCACGGGATACTACTGGCGGAGATGAACAGAATGTTGAAGAGAGAAGTAACAAGGCTGCATTTGCTCAAGAGTTGGTTATCTCAGCTTTATTCTCAGAATAA